In Xiphophorus couchianus chromosome 8, X_couchianus-1.0, whole genome shotgun sequence, the following proteins share a genomic window:
- the LOC114149984 gene encoding cystatin-like isoform X2: MSLPLSLLICLSVFQLCLGAPPEKRHIKEQGWTEKRPESKDVQKAAQYAVEMFNKKAKNKVFFKLISITSAKSKVTNRINFKIIAILRSTICPKMKTIDLRNCILGKEQLKCQFVVTLDPGNSKYYLKSKKCHKVAKKG; encoded by the exons ATGTCTCTGCCATTGTCCTTGCTGATATGTCTGTCAGTCTTCCAGCTGTGTTTGGGAGCTCCGCCTGAGAAGAGACACATTAAAGAAC agGGTTGGACTGAAAAACGTCCTGAGTCAAAAGATGTTCAGAAGGCAGCTCAATATGCTGTAGAAATGttcaacaaaaaagcaaagaacaaGGTGTTCTTCAAGCTGATCTCAATTACCAGTGCTAAATCCAAG GTAACCAATAGGATCAACTTTAAAATCATTGCAATCCTCAGAAGTACCATATGTCCTAAGATGAAAACCATTGACTTGAGAAACTGCATTTTGGGCAAAGAG CAACTAAAGTGCCAGTTTGTTGTGACTTTAGACCCCGGCAACAGCAAATATTACCTGAAATCCAAGAAATGTCACAAAGTTGCAAAGAAGGGTTAA